A region of Vitis riparia cultivar Riparia Gloire de Montpellier isolate 1030 chromosome 12, EGFV_Vit.rip_1.0, whole genome shotgun sequence DNA encodes the following proteins:
- the LOC117926646 gene encoding LOW QUALITY PROTEIN: vacuolar protein-sorting-associated protein 11 homolog (The sequence of the model RefSeq protein was modified relative to this genomic sequence to represent the inferred CDS: inserted 1 base in 1 codon) has product MYQWRKFEFFEEKLAGKCSIPEEVAGKIECCSSGRGKIVLGCDDGTVSFLDRGLKFNYGFQAHSSSVLFVQQLKQRNYLVTVGEDEQVSPQLSAMCLKVFDLDKMQPEGSSTMSPDCIQILRIFTNQFPEAKITSFLVLEEAXPILLIAIGLDNGCIYCIKGDIARERITRFKLQVDNVSDKSNSSITGLGFRMDGQALQLFAVTPTSVSLFSLQSQPPRRQTLDQIGCNVNSVTMSDRLELIIGRPEAVYFYEIDGRGPCWAFEGEKKFLGWFRGYLLCVIADQRNGKNTFNIYDLKNRLIAHSLVVKEVSHMLCEWGNIILIMADKTALCTGEKDMESKLDMLFKKNLYTVAINLVQSQQADAAATAEVLRKYGDHLYGKQDYDEAMAQYIHTIGHLEPSYVIQKFLDAQRIYNLTNYLEKLHEKGLASKDHTTLLLNCYTKLKDVEKLNVFIKSEDGEHKFDVETAIRVCRAANYHEHAMYVAKKAGRHELYLKILLEDLGRYEEALQYISSLEPGQAGVTVKEYGKILIEHKPVATIEILMKLCTEEGDLAKRGTSNGTYLSMLPSPVDFLNIFIHHPQSLMDFLEKYTNKVKDSPAQVEIHNTLLELYLSNDLNFPSISLSDTVGDLNLKTRRPSGEAMMSKVESNGKVSGDCNDLTKEKGRLERLEKGLQLLKSAWPSEMEHPLYDVDLAIILCEMNAFKEGLLYLYEKMKLYKEVIACYMQAHDHEGLIACCKRLGDSGKGGDPSLWADLLKYFGELGEECSKEVKEVLTYIERDDILPPIIVLQTLSRNPCLTLSVIKDYIARKLEQESKLIEEDRRFIEKYQEETLAMRKEIQDLRTNARIFQLSKCTACTFTLDLPAVHFMCMHSFHQRCLGDNEKECPECAPEYRSVLEMKRNLEQNSKDQDQFFQQVKSSKDGFSVIAEYFGKGIISKTSNGPTGSLRSGSTASSSGF; this is encoded by the exons ATGTACCAGTGGAGGAAGTTCGAGTTCTTCGAGGAGAAACTCGCCGGAAAATGCTCAATCCCCGAGGAAGTTGCCGGAAAAATCGAGTGTTGTTCGAGCGGAAGAGGGAAGATAGTCTTGGGCTGCGACGACGGCACCGTGAGTTTTCTCGATCGAGGTTTGAAGTTCAATTATGGATTCCAAGCTCATTCTTCTTCTGTTCTCTTCGTTCAACAGCTCAAG CAAAGAAACTACCTAGTAACTGTTGGAGAAGATGAACAAGTATCTCCACAACTGTCAGCTATGTGTCTGAAAGTTTTTGACCTTGATAAGATGCAGCCAGAGGGCTCCAGCACGATGAGTCCTGATTGTATTCAGATATTGCGGATATTCACTAATCAGTTCCCTGAAGCGAAG ATTACATCATTTTTGGTCCTGGAGGAAG CCCCAATACTACTTATAGCTATTGGATTGGACAATGGTTGCATTTATTGCATCAAAGGGGACATTGCACGTGAGCGAATCACACGTTTCAAGCTTCAGGTGGATAATGTTTCAGACAAAAGCAATTCTTCAATCACAGGTTTAGGGTTCCGTATGGATGGTCAAGCCCTCCAACTCTTTGCAGTTACTCCAACTTCAGTGAGTTTGTTTAGCCTGCAGAGTCAACCACCCAGGCGGCAAACCCTAGATCAGATTGGATGCAATGTTAATAGTGTGACAATGAGTGATCGCTTG GAGCTGATAATTGGTCGGCCTGAGGCTGTatatttctatgaaattgatgGACGTGGTCCTTGTTGGGCTTTTGAAGGGGAGAAGAAATTCCTTGGGTGGTTTCGTGGATATCTTTTATGTGTTATTGCAGATCAAAGAAATGGCAAGAATACATTCAACATTTATGACCTGAAGAACCGTTTGATTGCCCACAGTCTAGTGGTTAAAGAAGTTTCTCATATGCTTTGTGAATGGGGTAACATAATACTTATAATGGCTGACAAAACTGCTTTATGTACTGGAGAGAAAGATATGGAAAGCAAGTTAGATATGCTTTTCAAGAAGAATCTTTATACTGTGGCCATCAATCTTGTTCAAAGCCAGCAAGCTGATGCTGCAGCAACTGCTGAAGTACTAAGGAAATATGGGGATCATTTATATGGCAAACAAGACTATGACGAAGCTATGGCCCAGTACATACATACCATTGGTCACCTTGAACCTTCATATGTGATACAAAAGTTCTTAGATGCCCAAAGAATCTACAACCTTACCAATTACTTGGAAAAACTACATGAGAAGGGACTTGCTTCTAAAGATCATACCACACTTCTGCTGAACTGCTACACCAAACTGAAAGATGTTGAAAAGTTGAATGTGTTCATCAAAAGTGAGGATGGGGAGCATAAGTTTGATGTGGAGACTGCGATAAGGGTCTGCCGTGCTGCCAACTATCACGAGCATGCAATGTATGTTGCTAAGAAGGCAGGAAGGCATGAGTTGTACTTAAAGATCTTACTTGAGGACCTTGGTAGATATGAAGAAGCTTTGCAATATATTTCAAGTCTTGAACCAGGTCAAGCTGGGGTCACAGTGAAAGAGTATGGTAAGATTCTCATAGAGCACAAGCCAGTGGCAACAATCGAAATACTCATGAAGCTTTGCACTGAGGAAGGAGATCTGGCCAAGAGAGGCACTTCTAATGGTACATATTTATCCATGTTGCCATCTCCTGTTGATTTTCTCAACATTTTCATTCACCATCCACAGTCgctaatggattttcttgaaaagtataCCAATAAGGTGAAGGACTCGCCTGCTCAAGTAGAAATTCACAACACACTCTTGGAGTTGTACCTGTCTAATGACTTGAACTTCCCATCTATTTCACTATCTGACACTGTTGGTGATCTTAATCTTAAAACAAGAAGGCCATCAGGAGAGGCTATGATGTCAAAAGTAGAGTCTAATGGGAAAGTAAGTGGTGACTGCAATGATTTGACTAAGGAAAAGGGTCGTTTGGAGAGGCTTGAGAAGGGGCTACAGTTGCTTAAAAGTGCATGGCCATCTGAAATGGAGCATCCACTATATGATGTTGATCTTGCTATAATTCTTTGTGAAATGAATGCATTTAAAGAAGggcttttatatttatatgagaAGATGAAGCTTTATAAAGAGGTGATTGCTTGTTATATGCAGGCCCATGACCATGAGGGTCTGATTGCATGCTGCAAGAGGCTGGGGGATTCAGGTAAGGGAGGAGATCCATCTCTTTGGGCAGATTTGCTAAAGTACTTTGGTGAGCTTGGAGAAGAATGCTCCAAAGAAGTGAAGGAAGTCTTGACTTATATTGAAAGGGATGACATACTGCCTCCTATTATTGTTCTTCAGACACTCTCCAGGAATCCATGCCTCACACTCTCTGTTATCAAGGATTATATTGCTCGAAAGCTTGAACAGGAGTCAAAGCTAATTGAAGAGGATCGTCGATTCATTGAGAAGTACCAG GAAGAGACATTGGCAATGAGAAAAGAAATTCAGGATCTTAGGACAAATGCCAGAATCTTCCAGCTTAGCAAGTGCACTGCATGCACTTTCACCCTAGATCTCCCTGCTGTCCACTTCATGTGTATGCACTCATTCCATCAACGTTGCCTAGGAGACAATGAAAAAGAATGCCCCGAATGTGCTCCTGAATACAGATCTGTTTtggaaatgaagagaaactTGGAGCAGAATTCCAAAGACCAAGATCAGTTCTTCCAGCAAGTGAAGAGTTCAAAGGATGGGTTTTCTGTGATTGCCGAGTATTTTGGGAAGGGAATCATCAGCAAGACCAGTAATGGACCCACAGGCAGTCTCAGATCTGGCAGCACTGCTTCCAGCAGTGGTTTCTAA